In one window of Corynebacterium mycetoides DNA:
- a CDS encoding SdpI family protein, whose amino-acid sequence MNLVVGIVFILLTLFLLVVGGMATAGKLPGNSAIGLRVASVRKDKAVWDQAHKVTGPFVVFAGVALAFGAAFAFIASGWLWIASVIALIIAVVALSVGGNVGARTAALIDASRDESGAETEPAAPAPAVNLDALRNAASRADKQTGESRNPVYEQAPGTIGDVPGAK is encoded by the coding sequence ATGAACCTCGTCGTCGGTATCGTTTTCATCCTCCTCACGCTGTTCCTGCTCGTCGTCGGCGGGATGGCGACCGCAGGCAAGCTGCCCGGGAACTCCGCCATCGGGCTGCGCGTCGCCTCCGTGCGCAAGGACAAGGCCGTGTGGGACCAAGCGCACAAGGTCACCGGACCCTTCGTCGTCTTCGCTGGCGTGGCTCTCGCCTTCGGCGCCGCCTTCGCCTTCATCGCCAGCGGCTGGCTGTGGATCGCGTCGGTCATCGCGCTGATCATCGCCGTGGTGGCGCTCTCCGTCGGCGGAAACGTCGGAGCCAGGACCGCCGCGCTAATCGACGCCTCCCGCGACGAGTCCGGCGCCGAGACCGAACCCGCCGCCCCTGCGCCGGCGGTGAACCTGGACGCGCTGCGCAACGCCGCGTCGAGGGCCGACAAGCAGACCGGCGAGAGCAGGAATCCCGTATATGAGCAAGCCCCCGGCACTATAGGGGATGTGCCGGGGGCCAAATGA
- a CDS encoding nucleotidyl transferase AbiEii/AbiGii toxin family protein: MPGSDKSDLQTRVAQIALRAADAHGFVLAGGKALQVHGLSSRPTEDVDLFTNSFDIEIFSREYGMSSRLGTILPSTS; encoded by the coding sequence ATGCCGGGCAGCGATAAATCTGACCTCCAGACGCGAGTCGCACAGATCGCTCTTCGCGCCGCCGACGCGCATGGATTTGTCTTAGCGGGAGGTAAGGCACTTCAGGTTCATGGGCTGAGTTCCCGCCCTACCGAAGATGTGGATCTGTTCACGAACAGCTTCGACATTGAGATCTTCTCTCGAGAATACGGGATGTCCAGCCGTTTAGGAACGATTCTTCCGTCCACCTCATAA
- a CDS encoding anthranilate synthase component 1, giving the protein MSKTPPQVRRVDVKYHANASSLFAHVGGTEATDSVLLESADITTKSGLQSVAVLGASIRVTCNGQRVDAQALTPSGEIIAARLREQLGDYLVGEDAYEFPASRAEDERERLTAVSTAEVLRALTTGAGYDEGGFPFLAGGMAFDYLATFEELPEVGESVNTYPDYQFVLAETLLRIDHESRTAYLTGITFDGSTPELDELAARINSADPDDAHAYEPASHPGGTLAVTADITDERFRADVDKLKGDIYNGDIYQVVPARTFSTTCVDAFAAYQKLRETNPSPYMFYVRGISRTGDAYELFGASPESNLKFNAATREVQLYPIAGTRPRGLNPDGSVNHELDTRMELQLRTDAKEVAEHTMLVDLARNDMARVAQPGTRRVAELLQVDRYSRVMHLVSRVTATLAEDLDALDAYRACMNMGTLTGAPKLRATELLRELEGARRGSYGGAIGYLAGNGDMDNCIVIRSAYVSEGIAAVQAGAGVVRDSNPQSEADETLHKAYAVLNAIALAAGAELEVHA; this is encoded by the coding sequence ATGAGCAAAACCCCGCCGCAGGTACGGCGCGTGGACGTGAAATACCACGCCAACGCCTCCTCACTCTTCGCCCACGTGGGTGGAACCGAAGCGACTGACTCCGTGTTACTCGAGTCCGCCGACATCACCACGAAGTCGGGCTTGCAGTCTGTCGCCGTCCTGGGGGCGTCGATACGCGTGACCTGCAACGGGCAGCGCGTCGACGCGCAGGCCCTCACCCCCTCCGGGGAGATCATCGCCGCGCGCCTGCGCGAGCAGCTGGGCGACTACCTGGTGGGGGAGGACGCCTACGAATTTCCCGCGTCCCGGGCGGAGGACGAGCGCGAGCGGCTCACCGCCGTCTCCACCGCCGAGGTACTGCGCGCGCTGACCACCGGCGCCGGGTACGACGAGGGGGGCTTCCCCTTCCTCGCGGGCGGCATGGCCTTTGATTATCTCGCCACCTTCGAGGAGCTGCCCGAGGTGGGGGAATCCGTGAACACCTACCCCGACTACCAGTTCGTGCTGGCGGAAACGCTCCTGCGCATCGACCACGAATCGCGCACCGCGTACCTCACCGGCATCACCTTCGACGGGAGCACCCCGGAGCTCGACGAGCTAGCCGCCCGCATCAACAGCGCCGACCCGGACGACGCGCACGCCTACGAACCGGCGTCCCACCCCGGGGGCACGCTCGCCGTCACGGCCGATATCACCGACGAACGGTTCCGCGCGGACGTCGACAAGCTCAAAGGCGATATCTACAACGGCGACATCTACCAGGTCGTTCCCGCCCGCACCTTCTCCACCACCTGCGTCGACGCCTTTGCCGCCTACCAGAAGCTGCGCGAGACTAACCCGTCGCCGTACATGTTCTACGTGCGGGGCATCTCGCGCACGGGCGATGCCTACGAGCTGTTCGGCGCCTCGCCCGAATCGAACCTGAAGTTCAACGCCGCCACGCGCGAAGTGCAGCTCTACCCGATCGCGGGCACGCGCCCGCGCGGCCTCAACCCCGACGGCAGCGTCAACCACGAGCTGGACACGCGGATGGAGCTGCAGCTGCGCACCGACGCCAAGGAGGTTGCCGAGCACACCATGCTCGTCGACCTCGCCCGCAACGACATGGCCCGCGTTGCGCAGCCCGGCACGCGCCGCGTGGCCGAGCTGCTGCAGGTGGACCGGTACTCGCGCGTGATGCACCTGGTCTCCCGCGTCACCGCCACGCTGGCGGAGGACTTGGACGCGCTCGACGCCTACCGGGCGTGCATGAACATGGGCACGCTCACCGGGGCGCCCAAGCTGCGGGCGACCGAGCTGCTGCGCGAGCTCGAGGGCGCGCGGCGCGGATCCTACGGCGGGGCGATCGGCTACCTCGCGGGCAACGGGGATATGGACAACTGCATCGTCATCCGTTCCGCATACGTGTCCGAGGGGATAGCGGCGGTTCAAGCGGGTGCCGGTGTCGTGCGCGACTCCAACCCCCAATCCGAGGCCGACGAAACGCTACACAAGGCATACGCCGTGCTCAACGCCATCGCGCTGGCGGCCGGAGCTGAACT